Proteins from one Microcaecilia unicolor chromosome 2, aMicUni1.1, whole genome shotgun sequence genomic window:
- the LOC115461827 gene encoding C-C motif chemokine 28-like, with protein sequence MKTLLFIACLLLLFLPSLEGMPTVNLNCCTTVAKHIPKHIFKHVRHLNFQMTDWNCNLPAAVLIFKNQMMCLDPKNKDFRIWLRRRRLTQGPKLANGQRKKIQ encoded by the exons ATGAAGACGCTACTGTTCATAGCATGTCTTCTCTTACTTTTTCTTCCATCTTTAGAAG GGATGCCAACAGTGAACCTTAACTGCTGTACCACGGTGGCCAAACATATCCCCAAACATATATTCAAGCATGTAAGACACCTAAACTTCCAGATGACAGATTGGAACTGCAATCTTCCAGCTGCTGT CCTGATCTTCAAAAATCAAATGATGTGCCTAGACCCCAAAAATAAAGACTTCAGGATATGGCTCAGGAGAAGAAGACTTACCCAAGGGCCGAAGCTGGCAAATGGTCAGAGGAAGAAAATACAGTAA